From the genome of Acidobacteriota bacterium:
TTCGACGCGAAAGAGCGCGCCGGAAGTTGGCGGGCCGGAACCGCCAACTCGACCGGACGGCCCTCGAACGGGTCCGGTTGCACCTGTACCGTCGTTCCGTCGCGAGTGACCGTGTAACCCGCGTAGCGATACGTCTCCGACCATTCGCAGCAGAAGACCAGCGAGATCACGTCGCCCAGAAAGACGAAGCGGTAGTCCGCCAGCAGTCCATCGAGGTCATTGTCGTAGGCGCCGGCGCGGAGGAGCCGGTCACGCTCCACGGTCATGGCGGAGCGGAAGCGTTCCCAGCCCGGTAGCGGATGCACCTCCAGCAGAGCGAGGGCGTGCTGCGCCACGAGGGCCGCCGCGTCAGGATCTTCCGGCTCGATCCGGCGTACGCCGCGCGGCCAGATACCCTGCTTCGTCGCGTCCGGCGCCGTCATGAAGTGGTGCGGGCGTCGGCTGCCCGGGTCGAGATCCGGGTACGCGTCCACTTCTCGCCAGCCGTTGTCGTGCTCGCGCGTCGCAAGCAGCACGGTCTCGCGCCTCGGGCTCGCCGGAAGGTCGTCCCCGCGCCAAGCGGTCATGATGCACCCCGACAGGGCGGCGTGATCCGGCTGGGTGACGAGAAGCAGACAGTCGCCGTCGGGTCGGACAATCACGTCGTTGAGCATAGCCGCGTATGATGGACAACGTACCGGGGCGCGTTGGTCCCCGGAGGGTAAACGAACCAGCGGAGAATTCATGATGAAGCTTGCGCGCATACTGACGTTGACATTGCTGCTCGGATTCGCGATAGCCTCAACCGCGGCGGCGCAGGCATTGCCGGACGTCGACCAGTTCGGTCCGCAGGTCGGCGAGGTCGTGCCGTCCTTCTCGCTCGTCGACCAGAACGGTGCGGCGCGCGACCTGCGGTCGTTGATGGGACCCGGCGGACTGATGCTCGTGTTCAGCCGCTCGGCAGACTGGTGACCGTACTGCAAGACGCAGCTCGTGGAGCTGCAGAGCCGGTATGACGACCTCCAGGACAGCGGGCTCGGCCTCGCCGTCATCACGTACGACCCCGCCACGACCCTCTCGCAGTTCGCCGACGCGCGCGGGATCACGTTTCCGCTCCTTTCCGACACAGGCTCCGCGACGATTCGGGAGTACGAACTGCTGAACGAAGAGATGAACCCGGACCGTGCGCCCGAGGAGCGCCGGGAGCTGATGCAGCGCCTGTACGGAATCCCTTACCCGGGAACGTTCATCCTCGATCCGGACGGGCGCGTGACGGCACGTTTCTTCGAGGCGGCGTACCAAGAGCGCTCCACGGTATCCAGCATCGCGGTCCGTCTGGGGGGCGCCGCGGCAGGCGCGGCGCCGGACGCGACGCGTATCGAGACCGAGCATCTCGAGGCCATCGTCTGGGCGACCGACGACGTCGTTGCTCCCGGCAACCGTCTATCGCTGGTGGTCGACGTGACGCCGAAGCCCGACATGCACGTCTATGCGCCCGGGGATCACGCCTACCGGGTCGTTCGACTCCGCATGACGGGGCCCGACTTCCTGCAAAGCCACGATGTGACGTATCCGCCGTCGGGGATGTACCACTTCGAGCCCCTGGACGAGACGGTGCCGGTCTACGAGGAGACCTTTCGTCTCGTGCACGACGTGACGATTCCGATGCGGCCGGACATCGCCGAGATGGCGTCCGAGCCCGGTTCCACGGTACGCATCGAGGCGGTGCTCGAGTACCAGGCCTGCGACCACGAGATCTGCTATCTGCCGCAGGCGCTGCCGTTGAGTTGGGACTTGTCCTGGCGCGCGCTGATCCGCGACTAGTCGCGGGGCATTCGGTGCCGTTCAGCGGCTGCGCTTCCCTCGTTGCTACTCCGGCCGGTGCGGCAGCAGCTCCCAGTAGAGGTGCCCGCCGGCCATCTCGCCGTCCTCGTTCGCGCGGGGCCGGCCTCCGAGCCGCAGGACGTCGCCGTCAAGCTGGTAGAGGCGTTCCGCGTCCGTCACCTCGCTGAAGGGCCGAATCCGACCCTCCTGGTGGTGGACGACGTACTGCGGATCCGCGGCCTCGTGCACGGTGAAGCGGCCGAAGTACCCGCCGTAGGTCCGGTACGCCGCCAGGGATTCCTCCGGTGTGGGCGTGTCGCCGGCATACGGCACGCGTCCTTCACGGGCCATCAGGTGGACCAGCATATGGCCGGTCGGCGTGTAGATGATGTACGAGCCGGCGCGGTCCGTGTTCCGCTCCCCGCTCTCGACGGGCACGCCGTCCTGCACCGTGTAGCGGTCGGTGTAGAGGAGTTGACGGAAACCTACGAAGCGTCGCGCTTCCTCCGACAGCTCCGCGTCGGGCAGCCGCTCCCAGACGACCTGCCGCGTGGCGTCTCGCTTCATCCCGGTGTCGGACGCGGGGGTGAGGATTAGCCGGTCGCCGTCGAGGTCGTAGTAGCGCTTCGCGTCCACCTCGCCACCCGGGTTGATCTGCCCGATCCGATGGTGGATCAGGTAGCCGCCGTCCTCATCCTCTTCGACGGAGAAAGGGCCGTAGTACCCGGTATAGCCCTGAAGCGCAGCGTGCACCTCCTCCGCCGTCGGCTCGCTGGCGTCGGCGAACGGCTCGCGGTCGCGCGGCATGACGTTCACGGCCATGTAGCCGCGGTCGCTGTAGGTAATGTAGCCGAGGGAATTGAAGTCGTCGGTCGGCACCCAGGCGCCGTTCTCGTCCTTGACGTTCCGTCCGACGAGTTGGTACGTGCCGACGATCGGATCGCGCGCGCTCGCATCGAGCACCGTCTCGACGGACGCGTCCTCCGTCGACACTTCCGGCGCTTCCCCGGCGCAGCCGGCGAGGGCAAAGGGCAGACCGACGAACACCGCAAGGGCGAGGGCGAGTCTCTTTCCGCGCATCACAGCCTCCCTCATTTCCGCCTACGCCGACGCGACTCTGCGCACCGTGCACACATGCCCTCGACCTCGACCGTGCGACGTGTCGCGACAAACCCGAGGACGGCGGCATCCTCGGCGAGCAGTCCTCCGATCCGCGGATCCTCAAGCTCGACCGACGACCGGCAGCGGCTGCAAATGAAGAACAGGCAGTCGTGGTCGCGCTCGGGATGCACGCACGGGACGTAGGCGTTCAGGCTCTCGATCCTGGAAACGAGGCCCTGCGCCATCAGGAACTCCAGCACCCGATACACGGTCGGCGGTCCGACCGGACGCGAATCTCTGGGCGTGACCGCTTTGATCAATTCGTAGGCGCCCGTCGGCCGACCGCTCGCCCAAAGCAGTTCCAGTATACGCCTCCGCAGCGCTGTCATCCGCACGCCGCGCCCCTCGCAAATCGATACCGCGAGCGCGACCCGTTCGCGTGGCGAGTGCCGCCCGCGGCAATCCGGATCAACGCAGGGCCGGGGTCGGACCGACGGTTTCGCCATAGCCTGTCTCGACTTGCGGCAAGGATAGG
Proteins encoded in this window:
- a CDS encoding DUF3891 family protein, coding for MTARPSPLSWRSSYRLCSSTSCVLQYGHQSAERLNTSISPPGPINDRRSRAAPFWSTSEKDGTTSPTCGPNWSTSGNACAAAVEAIANPSSNVNVSMRASFIMNSPLVRLPSGDQRAPVRCPSYAAMLNDVIVRPDGDCLLLVTQPDHAALSGCIMTAWRGDDLPASPRRETVLLATREHDNGWREVDAYPDLDPGSRRPHHFMTAPDATKQGIWPRGVRRIEPEDPDAAALVAQHALALLEVHPLPGWERFRSAMTVERDRLLRAGAYDNDLDGLLADYRFVFLGDVISLVFCCEWSETYRYAGYTVTRDGTTVQVQPDPFEGRPVELAVPARQLPARSFASNDDLHAAYDAAPRIVLRGTACGIESRDPMPGC
- a CDS encoding peroxiredoxin family protein gives rise to the protein MELQSRYDDLQDSGLGLAVITYDPATTLSQFADARGITFPLLSDTGSATIREYELLNEEMNPDRAPEERRELMQRLYGIPYPGTFILDPDGRVTARFFEAAYQERSTVSSIAVRLGGAAAGAAPDATRIETEHLEAIVWATDDVVAPGNRLSLVVDVTPKPDMHVYAPGDHAYRVVRLRMTGPDFLQSHDVTYPPSGMYHFEPLDETVPVYEETFRLVHDVTIPMRPDIAEMASEPGSTVRIEAVLEYQACDHEICYLPQALPLSWDLSWRALIRD
- a CDS encoding lipocalin-like domain-containing protein; protein product: MREAVMRGKRLALALAVFVGLPFALAGCAGEAPEVSTEDASVETVLDASARDPIVGTYQLVGRNVKDENGAWVPTDDFNSLGYITYSDRGYMAVNVMPRDREPFADASEPTAEEVHAALQGYTGYYGPFSVEEDEDGGYLIHHRIGQINPGGEVDAKRYYDLDGDRLILTPASDTGMKRDATRQVVWERLPDAELSEEARRFVGFRQLLYTDRYTVQDGVPVESGERNTDRAGSYIIYTPTGHMLVHLMAREGRVPYAGDTPTPEESLAAYRTYGGYFGRFTVHEAADPQYVVHHQEGRIRPFSEVTDAERLYQLDGDVLRLGGRPRANEDGEMAGGHLYWELLPHRPE
- a CDS encoding transcriptional repressor, with amino-acid sequence MAKPSVRPRPCVDPDCRGRHSPRERVALAVSICEGRGVRMTALRRRILELLWASGRPTGAYELIKAVTPRDSRPVGPPTVYRVLEFLMAQGLVSRIESLNAYVPCVHPERDHDCLFFICSRCRSSVELEDPRIGGLLAEDAAVLGFVATRRTVEVEGMCARCAESRRRRRK